In Salipiger profundus, one genomic interval encodes:
- a CDS encoding pyridoxal phosphate-dependent aminotransferase, whose protein sequence is MKDAVASDFRPAERIESLGVSEILAIGARAAKLRATGRDIVSLGAGEPDFDTPDHIKRAAWEAMQRGETKYTALTGTAALKTAIIGKFERENGLTFEPSQIIASTGAKQVIYNAMMASLNPGDEVIIPTPYWVTYSDVVELCGGVPVLVPCAAEQGFRLGADQLREAITPRTRWLMLNSPSNPSGAAYAAEHLRPLLDVLLEAPHVWLMVDDMYEHIVYDGFRHVTPAALEPALKGRTLTINGVSKAYAMTGWRLGYGGGPEALVKAMSVIQSQSTSAPSSIAQAAAIAALDGPQDFLADRAEAFRLRRDLVVAALDAIPGLACRTPEGAFYAFAECDGVIGRRTPEGRILETDRDFCAWLMETADVAVVPGTAFGLPGHFRVSYATDTETLKTAMARIAAACRTLGEPA, encoded by the coding sequence ATGAAGGACGCAGTCGCATCCGACTTCCGGCCCGCCGAGCGCATCGAGTCGCTCGGCGTGTCCGAAATCCTCGCGATCGGGGCACGCGCGGCAAAGCTGCGCGCCACGGGCCGGGACATCGTAAGCCTCGGGGCGGGCGAGCCCGACTTCGACACGCCCGACCACATCAAGCGGGCCGCATGGGAGGCGATGCAGCGCGGCGAAACCAAGTATACCGCGCTGACCGGCACCGCCGCGCTCAAGACCGCGATCATCGGCAAGTTCGAGCGCGAGAACGGGCTGACCTTCGAGCCCTCGCAGATCATCGCCAGCACCGGCGCGAAGCAGGTGATCTACAACGCGATGATGGCGTCGCTGAACCCCGGCGACGAGGTCATCATTCCGACACCCTACTGGGTCACCTACTCCGATGTCGTCGAGCTGTGCGGTGGCGTGCCCGTGCTGGTGCCCTGCGCCGCCGAGCAGGGCTTCCGGCTGGGCGCCGATCAGCTACGGGAGGCGATCACGCCGCGCACCCGGTGGCTGATGCTGAACTCGCCGTCGAACCCCTCGGGTGCGGCCTACGCGGCCGAGCACCTGCGCCCGCTGCTCGACGTGCTGCTCGAGGCGCCGCATGTCTGGCTGATGGTCGACGACATGTACGAGCATATCGTCTACGACGGCTTCCGCCATGTCACGCCCGCCGCGCTGGAGCCGGCTTTGAAGGGCCGCACGCTGACCATCAACGGCGTGTCCAAGGCCTATGCCATGACCGGCTGGAGGCTGGGTTACGGCGGCGGGCCCGAGGCACTCGTCAAGGCCATGTCGGTCATACAGAGCCAGTCGACCTCGGCCCCGAGCTCGATCGCTCAGGCGGCTGCCATCGCCGCGCTCGACGGGCCGCAGGACTTCCTCGCCGACCGCGCCGAGGCCTTCCGCCTGCGCCGCGATCTGGTTGTCGCCGCCCTGGATGCCATCCCCGGCCTCGCCTGCCGCACCCCCGAAGGCGCCTTCTATGCCTTCGCCGAATGCGACGGGGTGATCGGCCGGCGCACGCCGGAGGGCCGCATTCTGGAGACCGACCGCGACTTCTGTGCCTGGCTGATGGAAACCGCCGATGTCGCGGTGGTGCCGGGCACGGCCTTCGGCCTGCCGGGTCATTTCCGGGTGTCCTATGCCACCGACACCGAAACCCTGAAGACCGCCATGGCGCGCATCGCCGCCGCCTGCCGGACACTGGGCGAGCCGGCCTGA